A genome region from Bifidobacterium coryneforme includes the following:
- a CDS encoding bifunctional shikimate kinase/3-dehydroquinate synthase — MIRHSLVGHGQEPHIPKAVIIGMPGAGKTRIGKEAASLMGVPFKDSDRIVEQDAGRSINEIFEAEGEASFRQRESRIVGDLLRDFDGGVLSLGGGAPMTASVYEALREYRNHGGKVVYLDVDPEEAKSRSLRVKNRPLLRGQTHEKWMELYRERRPVYQSASNISLKPRGTTPDVIAQRLADALSERVVHVSNLDPYDVRIGAGVTSRLQVLLGEEVMRVALIHTTPVQRHSDRARALLRQAGYQVVDMVIPDAEAGKTVAVAQGIWERLADEGFTRSDAIVGLGGGAATDLAGFIAASWMRGIRYVNCPTSLLAMVDASTGGKTGINLNQGKNLVGSFYTPVGVLADLRTLRTLPNDIFVEGLGEVAKSGFIMDSEILGILEEKAESLRSFDGNEPEQWLEGVVEDLIERTVQVKAHHVSVDLRDVGVREFLNYGHTLGHAIEKIEHFSWRHGQAVSVGMVFAAELASLTGHLDRDMVDYHRSLLSSLGLRTTWDGGDFDQVLALMHKDKKARGNKLRFIILDGIGKPTHLDDPPLDAVREAFGRIRSKT, encoded by the coding sequence ATGATCAGGCACTCTCTCGTCGGGCATGGGCAGGAACCCCATATTCCCAAGGCGGTCATCATCGGGATGCCGGGAGCCGGGAAGACCCGCATCGGTAAGGAGGCGGCCTCCCTGATGGGGGTACCCTTCAAGGACTCGGACCGCATTGTCGAGCAGGATGCGGGCCGGTCGATCAACGAGATCTTCGAAGCCGAGGGGGAGGCCTCCTTCCGTCAAAGAGAGAGTCGGATTGTTGGCGACCTCTTAAGGGACTTCGACGGGGGTGTCCTCTCCCTCGGGGGTGGAGCCCCGATGACGGCTTCCGTTTACGAAGCCCTGCGGGAGTACCGTAATCATGGTGGCAAGGTGGTCTATCTTGATGTGGACCCGGAAGAAGCGAAGTCGCGGTCCCTGCGTGTTAAGAACCGGCCCCTGCTGCGGGGGCAGACCCATGAGAAGTGGATGGAGCTGTACAGGGAGCGTCGTCCGGTTTACCAGAGCGCTTCGAACATTTCTCTGAAACCCAGGGGAACCACACCGGATGTCATAGCCCAGCGGCTTGCCGATGCCCTCTCAGAGCGGGTGGTTCATGTCAGCAACCTCGATCCGTATGATGTACGCATCGGCGCGGGGGTGACCAGCCGCCTCCAGGTCCTTCTGGGTGAAGAGGTCATGCGGGTGGCTCTCATCCATACCACACCGGTCCAGAGGCACTCCGACAGGGCACGGGCCCTCTTGAGGCAGGCTGGTTACCAGGTCGTTGACATGGTCATTCCAGATGCCGAAGCAGGGAAGACCGTTGCCGTGGCCCAGGGAATTTGGGAGCGTCTTGCTGACGAGGGATTCACCCGCTCGGATGCCATCGTGGGGCTCGGAGGTGGTGCGGCCACCGATTTGGCGGGCTTCATCGCAGCCTCCTGGATGCGCGGTATCCGTTATGTCAACTGCCCGACCTCATTGCTTGCCATGGTGGATGCCTCGACAGGCGGCAAGACCGGAATCAACCTGAACCAGGGCAAGAACCTGGTCGGGAGCTTCTATACACCGGTGGGGGTCCTTGCTGATTTGAGGACCCTGAGAACCCTGCCCAACGACATTTTCGTGGAGGGGCTGGGAGAGGTGGCCAAGTCCGGATTCATCATGGATTCCGAGATTCTTGGAATCCTTGAAGAGAAGGCCGAGTCCCTGCGTTCCTTCGACGGAAACGAACCCGAGCAGTGGCTGGAGGGCGTGGTCGAGGATCTGATTGAGCGCACCGTTCAGGTCAAGGCACACCATGTTTCCGTCGATTTGCGTGATGTCGGAGTGCGTGAGTTTCTGAACTACGGACACACCCTTGGGCATGCCATCGAGAAAATAGAGCACTTCTCCTGGCGGCATGGGCAGGCGGTATCGGTGGGAATGGTGTTTGCTGCCGAGTTGGCGTCACTGACAGGACATCTCGACAGGGATATGGTTGACTACCACCGCAGTCTTCTCTCCTCCCTGGGGCTGCGCACCACCTGGGACGGGGGTGATTTCGACCAGGTTCTTGCCCTGATGCACAAGGACAAGAAGGCCAGAGGGAACAAGCTCAGATTCATCATCCTCGACGGAATCGGCAAACCGACCCACCTGGACGATCCTCCCCTGGATGCAGTCCGGGAAGCCTTCGGACGAATCCGAAGCAAGACCTGA
- the aroC gene encoding chorismate synthase — protein sequence MLRWQTAGESHGEALVAMMEGLPSGVSVDTDDIVGALARRRLGYGRGARMGFEQDRVRLLTGVRHGSTLGSPIALEIGNTEWPKWEQIMSVDRLPEGVELPAEGRNAPLSRPRPGHADLTGMRKYGFTDARPILERSSARETASRVALGAIAARFLEQALGIRTVSHVLSIGGVGTEDRSVLPGPDDGAALDESPVRTLDKDAERRMMDRIDQIKKDGDTAGGVFEVIAYGVPAGLGTYVESDRRLDAALASAFMGIQAIKGVEIGDGFDEADRPGSQAHDEMVPGEDGTIQRLSNRAGGLEGGMSNGQPIRVRAAMKPISSVPKALRTVDVLTGEPATAIHQRSDVTAVPAAAVVGEAMMNLTLAAFVLEKFGGDSLEEVSRNAEAYQNSWDEGLR from the coding sequence ATGTTGCGCTGGCAGACGGCGGGGGAATCCCATGGAGAAGCCCTGGTGGCCATGATGGAGGGCTTACCGTCCGGGGTCAGCGTCGATACCGATGACATTGTCGGGGCTCTGGCGCGTAGGCGCCTGGGCTACGGGCGCGGCGCCCGTATGGGATTCGAACAGGACAGGGTTCGTCTCCTGACCGGAGTACGCCACGGATCCACACTCGGATCCCCCATTGCTCTTGAGATCGGCAACACGGAGTGGCCCAAGTGGGAGCAGATCATGAGCGTTGACCGGCTTCCTGAAGGGGTGGAACTGCCTGCTGAGGGGCGAAACGCTCCTCTGAGTCGGCCCAGGCCTGGCCATGCTGACCTGACTGGTATGAGAAAGTACGGCTTCACCGACGCACGCCCGATCCTTGAGCGCTCCTCAGCCAGGGAGACGGCCTCACGCGTGGCTCTTGGTGCCATTGCTGCCCGCTTCCTTGAACAGGCCTTGGGAATCAGAACGGTCTCACACGTCCTGTCCATCGGTGGGGTGGGTACGGAAGACCGTTCCGTCCTGCCTGGCCCCGACGATGGTGCTGCACTGGACGAATCGCCGGTGCGCACCCTGGATAAGGATGCCGAGCGTCGGATGATGGACAGGATCGACCAAATCAAGAAGGATGGCGATACGGCAGGTGGTGTCTTCGAGGTCATTGCCTACGGTGTGCCGGCCGGCCTGGGGACCTACGTAGAGTCTGATAGGCGTCTCGATGCGGCACTGGCATCGGCCTTCATGGGTATCCAGGCCATCAAGGGAGTTGAAATCGGTGACGGGTTCGATGAAGCCGACCGCCCTGGATCCCAAGCCCACGATGAGATGGTTCCCGGTGAGGACGGAACCATCCAACGACTCTCCAACCGGGCGGGAGGCCTTGAGGGCGGCATGTCGAATGGGCAACCCATCCGTGTCCGTGCGGCCATGAAGCCCATCTCCTCGGTGCCCAAGGCCCTGAGGACCGTAGACGTTCTGACCGGTGAACCGGCCACCGCCATTCACCAGCGCTCCGATGTCACTGCGGTACCTGCCGCTGCGGTCGTCGGCGAGGCCATGATGAACCTCACACTGGCTGCTTTCGTGCTGGAGAAGTTCGGCGGGGACAGCCTGGAGGAGGTCTCTCGGAATGCCGAGGCGTATCAGAACTCATGGGATGAGGGTCTCAGGTAA
- a CDS encoding prepilin peptidase — protein sequence MAYLMTLPGFIFTLYLAWTDIRTRLVPRSIVLLGFLVQGLTLVVYSLAGHGIAPLVTAVVLCLGSTGIQFFLALVRPGALGLGDVTATSLMAFTIGLLGWTTTLVWWLLMGVLGLGSLAVGRIGKDRGKRADTLAFVPVILVAAAVATAATALLGG from the coding sequence ATGGCCTACCTCATGACCCTTCCCGGTTTCATTTTTACCCTCTACCTTGCCTGGACCGACATCAGGACCCGCCTTGTGCCGCGTTCAATCGTCCTGCTCGGGTTCCTGGTACAGGGACTCACCCTCGTGGTCTACAGTCTGGCCGGACACGGTATCGCACCGTTGGTCACCGCTGTTGTCCTGTGTCTGGGATCAACGGGAATCCAGTTCTTTTTGGCCCTGGTACGACCGGGTGCCCTGGGGTTGGGGGACGTCACCGCCACATCCCTGATGGCCTTCACCATCGGTCTCCTGGGCTGGACCACCACCCTGGTCTGGTGGTTGCTCATGGGGGTGCTTGGCCTGGGTTCCCTGGCAGTCGGACGAATAGGCAAAGACCGGGGCAAACGTGCTGACACCCTTGCCTTCGTTCCCGTCATACTTGTTGCGGCAGCGGTTGCCACTGCCGCAACGGCACTGCTGGGTGGTTGA
- a CDS encoding endolytic transglycosylase MltG: MAEDIQDFFEDKVQWVEPGQDPIPVQPPRPPRSRREMRRRRQRRLRRRRVTAVVIVLALVVVTICALFVTRSLKGASSRMTATKEIALDYPGPGEKPIQFTVESGQGAEQIGMNLLHADIVRSSEAFVQAVTNEQAEGKLFPGTFDLKTKMKASDVMAVLTDRSKARGMLQVRSGDRAEDVMARAQQLSGLPEEDFDAIVGNKGQGILPVEAQGNFEGWLEPGEYDVKSLGSAQKILSTLVGKRIQKLDNLGVPKGSERQDILVKASITEAEVNKPQYYGKVARVIDNRLSRNMPLGMDSTVAYSNKVSALELTNQMLQDPDDTYNTRVHGGLPPGPIGSAGDNAIRAALTPDNGDWLYFVTVNLDTGETRFSNNEDQFNADVKLYKQWESEHNQ, from the coding sequence TTGGCTGAAGATATACAGGACTTTTTTGAAGACAAGGTTCAGTGGGTGGAGCCGGGGCAGGACCCGATTCCGGTCCAACCCCCGCGTCCGCCCAGGTCCAGGCGCGAGATGCGTAGGCGTCGACAGAGGAGGCTACGACGCCGTCGTGTGACTGCTGTCGTCATCGTCTTGGCCCTGGTCGTCGTAACCATCTGTGCCCTTTTTGTCACCAGGTCACTGAAAGGTGCATCCTCCCGGATGACAGCGACCAAGGAAATCGCTCTGGATTACCCCGGTCCAGGGGAAAAACCCATCCAATTCACCGTGGAGAGCGGTCAGGGCGCCGAGCAGATTGGTATGAACCTTCTCCATGCTGATATCGTCCGTTCCTCGGAAGCCTTCGTTCAGGCAGTCACCAATGAACAGGCGGAAGGCAAGCTCTTCCCGGGCACCTTCGATCTCAAGACCAAGATGAAGGCATCCGATGTGATGGCTGTTCTGACCGATCGAAGCAAGGCGCGTGGCATGTTGCAGGTCCGCTCCGGCGACCGTGCCGAGGATGTCATGGCGCGTGCGCAGCAGCTGTCTGGGTTGCCGGAGGAGGACTTCGATGCAATCGTGGGCAACAAGGGGCAGGGTATCCTCCCCGTCGAGGCCCAGGGGAACTTCGAAGGGTGGCTGGAACCGGGCGAATATGACGTCAAATCGCTGGGGTCGGCCCAGAAGATCCTGTCGACATTGGTGGGGAAGCGCATCCAGAAGCTCGATAACCTCGGGGTTCCGAAAGGCTCCGAGCGTCAGGACATACTCGTCAAGGCTTCAATAACCGAGGCGGAGGTCAACAAGCCCCAGTATTACGGGAAGGTGGCCCGGGTCATAGACAACCGCCTTTCCAGGAACATGCCCTTGGGGATGGATAGTACAGTCGCTTACTCCAACAAGGTATCGGCCCTGGAATTGACCAATCAGATGCTGCAGGACCCTGATGATACGTACAACACCAGGGTGCATGGAGGTCTGCCACCCGGGCCAATCGGGTCAGCAGGTGACAACGCGATCAGGGCGGCCTTGACCCCAGACAATGGGGACTGGCTCTACTTCGTTACCGTCAACCTCGATACCGGTGAGACCAGGTTCAGCAACAACGAGGACCAGTTCAACGCCGATGTCAAGCTATACAAGCAGTGGGAGTCGGAGCACAATCAGTAA
- the ruvX gene encoding Holliday junction resolvase RuvX produces MSTPIWMGIDLGEARIGLALCDPELTLAYPAGNIEVQGDYFRGLWPVVDLIREHHVDQVIVGYPLLLNGTEGRSAKNAKRWVRNLTRILADEENDGLEGESAVGVVLRDERLTTVSAHQQLYDAQVGGRGHRPRVDQQSAVVLLQSALDEYKVSKEL; encoded by the coding sequence ATGAGCACACCCATATGGATGGGAATAGACCTGGGAGAGGCCAGGATCGGCTTGGCTTTATGCGACCCGGAGCTGACCCTGGCATATCCGGCGGGCAATATCGAGGTTCAGGGCGACTACTTCCGGGGCCTCTGGCCTGTGGTCGATCTGATCCGGGAGCATCATGTCGATCAGGTCATCGTTGGTTACCCCCTTCTCCTCAACGGTACCGAGGGGAGGAGCGCCAAAAATGCGAAACGATGGGTCAGGAACCTCACCCGTATACTGGCAGACGAGGAGAATGACGGTCTGGAGGGGGAGTCGGCGGTCGGAGTGGTGTTGCGAGATGAACGATTGACCACGGTCAGCGCCCATCAGCAGCTTTACGATGCACAGGTCGGTGGGCGTGGGCACCGACCTCGGGTGGATCAGCAATCCGCTGTTGTGTTGCTGCAGTCGGCCCTGGATGAGTACAAAGTCAGCAAGGAGCTGTAA
- the alaS gene encoding alanine--tRNA ligase has product MRTSEIAKRFLDYFQQQGHMVVPSASLISPNPTTLFTIAGMVPFIPYLLGEQTPPKSRMASNQKCVRTLDIEEVGKTTRHGTFFQMVGNFSFGDYFKEEAIHYAWDLLTRPQDQGGYGFDPETLWVTTYTDDDEARSIWRNEGFDPEHMEILGMEDNFWTTGGPGPGGPCSEIYVDRGPKYGVEGGPSADENRYIEIWDLVFENYEVDNVKSKTDLHIVGELEHKNIDTGAGLERLAYLLQGKENIYETDEVYPVIEAAERISGRKYGENEDDDVRFRVVADHVRSALMIMSDGVRPSNVGRGYVLRRLLRRSIRSMRMLGVRDEVLPQLFPVSKDAMAPSYPELNDTFAEVSESAYGEESAFRRTLDKGTTILDAAVEKARKSSSEEVSGDDAFTLHDTYGFPIELTLEMAEEQGVKVDEAKFRELMNEQKSRARADALKKRHNVDLSVYDDLRKNLAEPQKFLGYTDFSSRSRVIGIIQEGKGAVPAVTAPATVEVLLDRSPFYAEAGGQLADQGEILSDDGAVLEVDDVQNPIKGLTVHQCRLTEGTLTLEAQVTATIDRVRRGAIARSHTATHMVHKALREELGPQATQRGSEDAPNRLRFDFQWSQAPSRSAMDAVEARVNDRLRDNLAVTTEEMKFDDAIALGAMHLFGEKYGDIVRVVSIGEDGWSRELCGGTHVDHVGKIGAVSIMSEASVGTGVRRVDAVVGQGAYQYNAREHALVSQLSDTLNARPDELEARVATLLAKLKESDRRLAAAYESQLAQSVPDLVAQAQQSPAPIKVAAKNVGHFGSADALRKTVTDIRARLGEDDPTVVALAGVTEDQKPVIYVATNEKARKDGIKAGDLVRGASKILGGGGGGKPDFAQGGGQDADKIDQALSALTDQVLKG; this is encoded by the coding sequence ATGCGCACTTCGGAAATCGCCAAGCGCTTCCTCGATTACTTTCAGCAGCAGGGACATATGGTTGTCCCATCCGCCTCGCTGATTTCGCCCAACCCGACCACCCTCTTCACCATTGCAGGCATGGTTCCCTTCATTCCCTACCTCCTGGGTGAACAGACCCCTCCGAAGAGCCGGATGGCAAGCAACCAGAAGTGTGTGCGCACCTTGGACATCGAAGAGGTGGGCAAGACCACCAGGCACGGCACCTTCTTCCAGATGGTCGGGAACTTCTCGTTCGGCGATTACTTCAAGGAGGAGGCCATCCACTATGCCTGGGATCTCCTGACCCGTCCCCAGGACCAGGGCGGGTACGGTTTCGATCCGGAGACCCTTTGGGTGACCACATACACGGATGATGACGAGGCCCGCTCCATATGGAGGAACGAAGGTTTCGATCCGGAGCACATGGAAATCCTCGGCATGGAGGACAACTTCTGGACCACCGGTGGCCCTGGGCCCGGTGGACCCTGCTCGGAGATCTATGTCGATAGGGGGCCGAAGTACGGAGTCGAAGGTGGCCCATCCGCCGACGAGAACCGGTATATCGAGATATGGGACCTGGTCTTCGAGAACTATGAGGTCGACAACGTCAAGTCCAAGACCGACCTGCACATCGTGGGCGAACTCGAACACAAGAACATCGACACCGGTGCGGGTCTGGAACGCTTGGCATACCTCCTCCAAGGCAAGGAGAACATCTACGAGACCGATGAGGTATACCCGGTCATTGAGGCTGCGGAGAGGATCTCAGGTCGCAAGTACGGCGAGAACGAGGACGACGACGTCCGTTTCCGCGTCGTTGCCGACCATGTCCGCTCGGCTCTGATGATCATGAGCGACGGGGTGCGTCCCAGCAACGTGGGCCGGGGATATGTGCTCCGCCGGCTCCTGCGCCGTTCGATTCGGTCAATGCGCATGCTGGGCGTCAGGGATGAGGTTCTGCCTCAGCTCTTCCCGGTTTCCAAGGATGCCATGGCCCCCAGTTACCCAGAGCTCAACGATACCTTTGCGGAGGTCTCAGAATCGGCCTATGGCGAGGAGAGCGCCTTCCGTCGGACCCTTGACAAGGGAACCACGATTCTTGATGCCGCTGTGGAAAAGGCCAGAAAGTCATCCTCAGAAGAGGTCTCTGGCGATGACGCTTTCACCCTTCATGACACCTATGGGTTCCCGATTGAGCTCACTCTGGAAATGGCCGAGGAGCAGGGGGTCAAGGTCGATGAGGCCAAGTTCCGCGAGCTCATGAACGAGCAGAAGTCCAGGGCAAGGGCGGATGCTCTCAAGAAGCGCCATAATGTGGATCTGAGCGTATACGACGATCTGCGTAAGAACCTGGCCGAGCCGCAAAAGTTCCTTGGGTATACGGACTTTTCGAGCCGTTCAAGGGTAATCGGCATCATCCAGGAAGGGAAGGGTGCCGTTCCGGCGGTCACGGCCCCGGCCACTGTCGAGGTCCTTCTGGACAGGTCGCCGTTCTATGCCGAGGCAGGCGGTCAGCTTGCCGACCAGGGCGAGATACTCTCTGACGACGGAGCCGTTCTGGAGGTTGACGACGTCCAGAACCCCATCAAGGGTCTGACCGTGCATCAGTGCCGCCTGACCGAGGGAACCCTGACCCTTGAGGCCCAGGTTACGGCCACCATCGACCGGGTCAGGCGCGGGGCCATCGCACGTTCGCATACTGCGACCCACATGGTGCACAAGGCGTTGCGCGAGGAGCTCGGCCCTCAGGCCACCCAGCGCGGTTCCGAGGATGCGCCCAACAGGTTGCGTTTCGATTTCCAGTGGTCCCAGGCCCCCAGCAGGAGTGCCATGGACGCGGTTGAGGCCAGGGTCAACGATCGCCTGCGCGACAATCTGGCCGTGACCACCGAGGAGATGAAATTCGATGACGCCATCGCTTTGGGTGCCATGCATCTCTTCGGCGAAAAATACGGCGACATCGTCCGTGTGGTTTCCATCGGCGAGGACGGTTGGAGCCGCGAACTTTGCGGCGGTACCCACGTCGATCATGTCGGCAAGATTGGTGCCGTCTCCATTATGTCCGAGGCCTCGGTCGGTACCGGTGTACGACGAGTCGATGCCGTGGTGGGCCAGGGCGCATACCAATACAACGCCAGGGAGCATGCCCTGGTTTCGCAGCTCTCCGATACGCTCAATGCTCGCCCCGACGAGTTGGAGGCCCGCGTGGCCACCCTCCTTGCCAAGCTCAAGGAATCCGACAGACGTCTGGCCGCGGCCTATGAGAGTCAGCTGGCCCAGTCCGTGCCCGACCTGGTGGCACAGGCTCAGCAGTCTCCCGCTCCGATCAAGGTTGCTGCAAAGAACGTGGGCCACTTCGGATCCGCGGATGCCCTGCGCAAGACAGTGACCGATATCCGCGCACGTCTCGGTGAGGATGATCCGACTGTTGTGGCCCTTGCAGGTGTCACCGAGGATCAGAAGCCTGTGATCTATGTGGCCACCAACGAGAAGGCCCGTAAAGATGGCATCAAGGCAGGAGACCTGGTGCGAGGCGCGTCCAAGATCCTTGGAGGCGGTGGCGGTGGCAAGCCCGACTTCGCCCAGGGCGGCGGACAGGATGCCGACAAGATCGACCAGGCCCTGTCGGCCCTTACCGACCAGGTCCTGAAAGGCTGA
- a CDS encoding DUF948 domain-containing protein, giving the protein MDIGQIAGLIAAIAFAVVAGFLIYPLIRLGKLFDQLADTVKQAGDHAIPTLDESANTVTQLNQTLADVNRISSAASTTANNVGALTDLYGSMLGKPVIKTAAFFYAIRKTASSFFSGGRKSDQPAGSRAPEASTEAKEVSRHGGAPFPTGTSQGGK; this is encoded by the coding sequence ATGGACATAGGACAGATTGCCGGTCTCATAGCAGCCATCGCCTTCGCAGTGGTGGCGGGATTTCTGATCTATCCGTTGATTCGTCTGGGCAAGCTCTTCGATCAGTTGGCCGACACGGTGAAGCAGGCGGGCGACCATGCCATTCCAACTCTCGATGAGTCAGCCAACACCGTCACCCAGCTCAACCAGACCCTGGCGGACGTGAACAGGATTTCCTCCGCTGCTTCGACTACAGCCAACAATGTCGGAGCGCTGACGGATCTGTACGGTTCCATGCTGGGCAAGCCCGTCATCAAGACGGCCGCCTTCTTCTATGCCATCAGGAAAACGGCTTCCTCCTTCTTCTCGGGCGGTCGCAAGTCCGATCAGCCTGCTGGTTCGCGAGCCCCTGAAGCCTCTACAGAAGCAAAAGAAGTCTCACGTCATGGTGGGGCACCTTTCCCGACCGGTACAAGCCAGGGAGGCAAGTAA
- a CDS encoding histidine phosphatase family protein — translation MLLHLHAVRHGQTYFNRYNRLQGWANAPLTEEGLADADRAGRKLADLEFKAAYCSDTTRAQITAERILEANQSEGKPGIVSDMHFREQFYGYFEGQDMGMAWWAAGAPHGATTYNQIVDRFGLAASRDFLKEADPFGDAESDKEYWERIRGGFDLMSGNPALHDGDDVLLISHGNTLLSLMYRFAPEGYDLSSRPTNGSVTVFDFNTELPFEQALEVRSYNR, via the coding sequence ATGTTGCTCCATTTGCATGCGGTCCGTCATGGTCAGACCTACTTCAACAGATACAACCGCCTTCAGGGGTGGGCCAATGCGCCTTTGACGGAGGAGGGGCTGGCGGATGCCGATAGGGCAGGACGCAAGCTTGCCGACCTGGAGTTCAAAGCCGCCTATTGTTCCGACACCACCAGGGCTCAGATAACAGCCGAGCGGATTCTTGAAGCGAACCAATCGGAGGGCAAGCCGGGAATAGTCAGTGACATGCACTTCCGTGAGCAGTTCTACGGATACTTCGAGGGTCAGGATATGGGCATGGCATGGTGGGCGGCCGGTGCACCTCACGGGGCCACGACCTACAACCAGATTGTCGACAGGTTCGGCCTCGCGGCCAGCAGGGATTTCCTCAAGGAAGCCGACCCGTTCGGTGATGCCGAGTCCGACAAGGAATACTGGGAACGGATTCGGGGTGGGTTCGACTTGATGTCGGGTAACCCTGCCCTGCATGATGGAGATGATGTCCTGCTCATCTCGCATGGTAATACCCTCCTCAGCCTTATGTACAGGTTCGCGCCTGAGGGGTATGACCTGAGCAGTCGTCCGACGAACGGGAGTGTTACGGTCTTCGATTTCAATACCGAGCTCCCCTTCGAACAGGCGCTGGAGGTACGGTCCTACAACAGGTGA
- the rpsD gene encoding 30S ribosomal protein S4, translating into MTKIQRARRQVRLSRALGIALTPKAQRLFEKRPYAPGEHGRTRRRTESDYAVRLREKQRLRAQYGVSEKQLRAIYERGTHESGQTGEAMLRELECRLDNLVLRAGIARTTAQARQYVVHRHILVDGNIVDRPSYRVKPGQTIQVKPKSQTTVPFQIAAEGVHRDVLPAVPGYLDVDLASLKATLVRKPEPEEIPVQVNIQYVVEFYAR; encoded by the coding sequence ATGACCAAGATTCAGCGTGCGCGCAGGCAGGTCCGTCTGTCCCGCGCCCTGGGCATCGCCCTGACCCCCAAGGCTCAGCGCCTCTTCGAAAAGCGCCCCTATGCTCCCGGCGAGCATGGTCGCACCCGCCGCAGGACCGAATCCGATTACGCAGTCCGTCTGCGCGAAAAGCAGCGTCTGCGCGCACAGTACGGCGTCTCAGAGAAGCAGCTGAGGGCCATCTACGAGCGCGGCACCCATGAGTCCGGACAGACCGGTGAGGCCATGCTGCGCGAGCTCGAGTGCCGTCTGGACAACCTGGTCCTTCGTGCAGGCATTGCACGGACCACCGCCCAGGCTCGTCAGTATGTGGTTCATCGCCACATCCTGGTCGATGGCAACATCGTCGATCGCCCCTCCTACAGGGTCAAGCCCGGCCAGACCATCCAGGTCAAGCCCAAGAGCCAGACAACCGTGCCCTTCCAGATTGCAGCCGAGGGTGTCCACCGCGACGTCCTGCCGGCGGTTCCCGGATATCTGGATGTGGACCTGGCCTCTCTGAAGGCAACCCTGGTCCGTAAGCCTGAGCCGGAGGAGATTCCGGTCCAGGTCAACATCCAGTACGTGGTCGAGTTCTACGCCCGCTGA
- a CDS encoding nucleobase:cation symporter-2 family protein — translation MNASISFWKGLPFGLQHVMAMFVANLAPIFLVAAAAGMSPAESAMVIQNGLLVAGLGTCLQLYPLWRVGGRLPMVTGISFTYVAAAVAIVAHQGYGVVVGAVLAGGLVELILGLTADYWRRFVPPIVSAIVVTSIGFSLLSVGAQSFGGGAGAEDFGSWQNLTLAVISLVACLAFQLLMKGTAKQLSVLFGLVVGYVVALFMGKVDLSGFQNLQIVSLPRLMPFKPEFDAGAIISFSLLYVVSSVEVIGDTTALCKVGMDRKPTDREMSGAIAGDGFISMVSGLFGCLPLTSFAQNIGLVAMTKVVNRKVILSGGLILILASFVPGVAAVFDSLPQAVLGGCTIMMFGNIILSGFQMIAEAGFTQRNITIAALSLTIGIGFTQVKDIFVAFPALFQSIFSNNCIAVAFVVAVILNMVLPGEERFQVSKP, via the coding sequence ATGAACGCAAGTATCTCCTTCTGGAAGGGCCTCCCCTTTGGCCTCCAGCATGTCATGGCCATGTTCGTCGCCAATCTGGCTCCTATTTTCCTGGTGGCTGCAGCAGCCGGGATGTCTCCGGCGGAATCGGCCATGGTCATCCAGAACGGGCTCCTGGTGGCCGGCCTGGGTACCTGCCTTCAACTGTATCCGCTCTGGCGTGTAGGTGGCCGCCTGCCCATGGTCACCGGCATCTCCTTTACCTACGTGGCGGCGGCCGTGGCCATCGTGGCCCATCAGGGATACGGGGTCGTGGTCGGTGCCGTTCTTGCCGGTGGGTTGGTAGAGCTCATCCTCGGCCTGACAGCTGACTACTGGCGTCGATTCGTTCCGCCCATCGTTTCAGCCATAGTCGTCACCTCCATCGGGTTTTCCCTGCTATCGGTCGGCGCGCAATCCTTCGGCGGCGGCGCCGGAGCCGAGGATTTCGGGTCCTGGCAGAACCTGACGCTGGCGGTCATCTCCCTGGTGGCATGCCTGGCATTCCAGCTCCTCATGAAGGGAACCGCCAAGCAGCTCTCCGTGCTCTTCGGCCTGGTGGTCGGCTATGTAGTGGCCCTGTTCATGGGCAAGGTGGACCTCTCCGGATTCCAAAACCTCCAAATCGTCTCACTGCCACGGCTCATGCCGTTCAAGCCTGAGTTCGACGCGGGAGCCATCATCTCCTTCTCCCTGCTCTACGTGGTGTCTTCGGTCGAGGTAATCGGCGACACCACAGCCCTCTGCAAGGTCGGCATGGACCGCAAGCCGACAGACCGCGAAATGAGCGGCGCCATCGCAGGTGACGGATTCATCTCCATGGTCTCAGGGCTCTTCGGTTGCCTTCCACTGACATCCTTCGCCCAGAACATCGGCCTGGTGGCCATGACCAAGGTGGTCAACCGCAAGGTCATTCTCTCCGGGGGGCTGATTCTGATTCTGGCCTCTTTCGTTCCCGGTGTTGCGGCTGTTTTCGACTCACTCCCCCAGGCCGTTCTCGGCGGGTGCACAATCATGATGTTCGGCAACATCATCCTCTCCGGCTTCCAGATGATTGCCGAGGCAGGATTCACCCAGCGCAACATCACGATTGCGGCCCTCTCCCTAACCATCGGTATAGGGTTCACTCAGGTGAAGGATATCTTTGTGGCCTTCCCCGCCCTCTTCCAGTCCATCTTCTCCAACAATTGCATTGCAGTAGCCTTCGTGGTGGCTGTCATACTCAATATGGTTCTCCCGGGTGAGGAGCGATTCCAGGTCAGCAAGCCCTGA